From the Lentimicrobiaceae bacterium genome, one window contains:
- a CDS encoding DUF4469 domain-containing protein, which yields NQQTSEVITIPQTSLLINDPSKLTFIVPATLPDGDYKLNIATQFSPSAKILSEVRTYVFDYVLNVTR from the coding sequence AACCAGCAGACATCGGAGGTAATAACTATTCCGCAGACCTCACTGCTGATAAACGATCCATCCAAACTTACTTTTATAGTACCCGCTACTTTGCCTGACGGTGATTATAAGCTGAATATTGCAACCCAGTTTTCGCCTTCGGCAAAAATACTCAGCGAAGTGCGGACTTATGTTTTTGATTACGTATTGAATGTAACCCGTTAA